The following is a genomic window from Pyricularia oryzae 70-15 chromosome 5, whole genome shotgun sequence.
CGGGAGGAGTTTCGGTTTTGATATTATGGGAAAAACAACATGATACCCTAGCTCGACAGGCTTAGCAAATCCCAGTGGCCGTGCCATCATATTCTGCGGTACAATATGACCAATATCGTGTCATACGCCCCTCAAAATTGCGACTGGATGagcaaagagaaaaaacATCCCGTAATGTAACTCTATCGTTGAGACCTGATCCAAAAAAACGCCATGCCATGCCTTAAGAAACAACAAGAGGACCATCCGCAAAGCCAACGCAAGAACCCATTAAAGACATCCAGTAAAAGCCCGCCAAATCCCCAACACCCTCAACTAAGTCTTTGGGAGGTACGCCTCGCGTTCGACGACCTCGGGCGCGAACTTGACGAGGAACACGGTCTTGCCGGGCCACATCTCGCCCTCGTCGGGCTTGCCCATGGTGTGGGCGGTGACCCTGGCGGGAAAGGCGGCGCCGTCGCAGACGCCCTCGATGACGCCGGCGGCAAAGGCGGCGCAGTTGAGCTGCGACATCTCGCGCGGCACGCTGACGTAGGCATTGACGAGCGGCTCGTTGTCGATGATCATATACTCGTCTGGCTTGGTCGAGTCGCTGCTCTTCTCGAGGCGGTCGGCCTGCCGACCAAAAAGGTGCGTCCACACGTTGATCTTGATGAAGTGGAGGAGAGCAATGATGTTGAGCGGCCGCTGTTGCGACTTGGCCGGCTCTCGGTGCAGGAGGAGGTCGAGGAGCTTGACGCCGATCGGGTGGCCTTGGACGTTGAGCCTGGGGGAAGAGCGGCAGGGGGTTAGCAAGAGTATAGTGCGATGACGGTGTGTGCTGTTCTATGCGCACCTTTTCTCTAGATCTTGGATGCCAGTCACCCGCCGTTGCGCGTACGTCACCATCTCGGAAA
Proteins encoded in this region:
- a CDS encoding trafficking protein particle complex subunit 5, with product MASIPSGKPVGKDSGLRYPANGKTIYHRPLNRSRTGELSQAAFAYLFSEMVTYAQRRVTGIQDLEKRLNVQGHPIGVKLLDLLLHREPAKSQQRPLNIIALLHFIKINVWTHLFGRQADRLEKSSDSTKPDEYMIIDNEPLVNAYVSVPREMSQLNCAAFAAGVIEGVCDGAAFPARVTAHTMGKPDEGEMWPGKTVFLVKFAPEVVEREAYLPKT